Proteins from a single region of Runella sp. SP2:
- a CDS encoding LytTR family DNA-binding domain-containing protein translates to MKIVIVEDEPAAASQLKFLLREIGVEDPVETVIESVEEGIKWFTSHPSPDLIFSDIQLADGISFDIYEQVHLKTPIIFTTAFDEYAIRAFKHNSVDYLLKPIDEDSLRFSIEKFQNQQLMQQERLNELIQQQVFMPKAYRKSFLVKFRDKLLPIKTEEFAYFFIDNGLVYGQLCDGRKLVIDFKLEDLEGQLDPAEFIRANRQYILSRESVVEIESHFNSRVNVKVQPVAGFPIIISKEKVTPFKKWLETT, encoded by the coding sequence ATGAAGATAGTCATTGTGGAAGATGAGCCAGCGGCGGCAAGTCAATTGAAATTTTTGTTGCGAGAAATAGGCGTGGAAGACCCCGTCGAAACGGTCATTGAAAGCGTAGAAGAAGGTATAAAATGGTTTACGTCTCATCCCAGTCCCGACTTGATTTTTTCGGATATTCAACTAGCCGATGGAATTTCATTCGACATCTACGAACAAGTGCATCTCAAAACTCCCATCATTTTTACAACGGCTTTTGACGAATACGCCATTCGGGCATTTAAACACAACAGCGTTGATTATTTGTTGAAACCCATCGATGAAGATTCGTTGCGTTTTTCGATTGAGAAATTTCAAAACCAGCAGCTGATGCAACAAGAACGTTTGAATGAATTGATTCAGCAGCAGGTTTTTATGCCTAAAGCGTATCGCAAAAGCTTTTTAGTAAAATTTAGAGATAAATTACTTCCCATCAAAACCGAAGAATTTGCCTACTTTTTTATAGACAATGGCTTGGTGTATGGGCAGTTATGCGATGGTCGAAAGCTAGTGATTGATTTTAAATTGGAAGACTTAGAAGGCCAACTCGACCCCGCCGAATTTATCCGTGCCAATCGGCAATATATTCTTTCGCGGGAAAGTGTCGTAGAAATAGAATCGCATTTCAACAGTCGTGTCAACGTAAAAGTGCAACCCGTAGCAGGGTTTCCTATCATTATTAGCAAAGAAAAAGTAACGCCTTTCAAAAAGTGGCTTGAAACGACCTAA
- a CDS encoding sensor histidine kinase, giving the protein MTKKRFVWGIALFVASFVNFPIVFINLPRLNRPIVQLDIFLQVAFSVAFAMGFIQWIYEATKKNEVATKQWVGAGIILSAYSVGLTLANYFIIGLPLKTGGTVVVRGVLMAIIAYFFSRFMTEAEKKNEVLLENEQLKHENVLVQLNSLKNQLNPHFLFNSLNTLSWLINEDKAKSQRYLQKLSQVLRYSLTMQEQSLVMLKEEMDLVDSYIFLLQMRFGNNLKIYKNVDAQAPVKIPPLSIQLLIENAIKHNVISSANPLSIFVEYQTDSQQMLVRNSLNLRPNSEGTGIGLANLNQRFKLLTHCEIEIKQGEEFCVVLPLIP; this is encoded by the coding sequence ATGACGAAGAAAAGATTTGTGTGGGGAATCGCCCTCTTTGTGGCATCGTTTGTCAATTTCCCCATCGTATTTATCAACCTCCCTCGATTGAACCGTCCCATCGTTCAATTGGATATTTTTTTGCAAGTAGCGTTCAGTGTTGCCTTTGCAATGGGATTTATTCAATGGATTTATGAAGCCACAAAGAAAAACGAAGTGGCAACTAAGCAGTGGGTAGGAGCTGGGATTATACTATCGGCGTATAGTGTTGGTTTGACATTGGCGAACTATTTTATCATTGGTTTGCCCCTCAAAACGGGAGGAACGGTCGTGGTTCGCGGCGTATTGATGGCAATTATTGCTTACTTTTTTAGCCGTTTTATGACCGAAGCGGAGAAGAAAAATGAGGTTTTGCTGGAAAATGAGCAGCTAAAACATGAAAATGTATTGGTTCAACTTAACTCCCTTAAAAACCAACTCAACCCGCATTTTTTGTTTAATTCTCTCAATACCCTTAGCTGGCTTATCAACGAAGACAAAGCCAAAAGTCAGCGGTATCTCCAAAAATTATCGCAAGTACTTAGGTATTCGTTGACAATGCAAGAACAGTCGCTGGTAATGCTCAAAGAAGAAATGGATTTGGTGGATAGCTATATTTTTCTTTTACAAATGCGCTTTGGGAATAACCTCAAAATTTATAAAAACGTAGATGCGCAGGCTCCCGTCAAAATACCACCTCTTTCGATTCAACTGTTGATTGAAAATGCCATCAAACATAACGTCATCTCCTCAGCAAACCCGTTGAGTATCTTTGTTGAATACCAGACAGATAGTCAACAAATGTTGGTTCGAAATTCTTTAAATCTGAGGCCGAATTCGGAGGGGACGGGAATTGGATTGGCCAACCTCAACCAACGTTTTAAATTGTTGACTCACTGTGAAATTGAAATCAAACAAGGGGAGGAATTTTGTGTTGTTTTACCATTAATACCATGA
- a CDS encoding DUF3500 domain-containing protein, producing MNHFLASVCVSTFVLLIACSKSTDDPTPTTSTATVTALSCVSVTFSGIPQASAAFTGTATVPYTGGNGVAYSAGSGIASTGVTGLTATLASGTLASGAGSVTYAITGTPSASGTASFAISLGGQSCTLSLSVSAAGSSSGTGTAWAMDTDIAAIVAAAEAFKTTLTSSQLTSAQYTYTVAQAKLWSNLPQSLYKGRVGLASSTFSTAQWTAFYNLVKVATGTGANEGSEEYAGIIDADDYLRANGGDSGYGSGNYYIGILGTPSTTGLWCLQIGGHHGTIIHTYNGGKMTGGTPSFRSTEPYPTWTSTNTGKTVQPLVQETAALANFMKSLSTAELATAKRSAAQNDLIVGPQKDGSFPATKTGVKAGNLTTAQKDLLLAAIKTYVDDLDDKAAAAVLAKYKSELDETYVSYYGGTTMAAQGDYLLIDGPSVWIEWSMQGGIIIRNGVHPHSVWRDRKSDYGGN from the coding sequence ATGAATCATTTTCTCGCCAGTGTTTGTGTAAGCACTTTTGTTTTGTTGATTGCTTGTAGTAAGTCAACAGACGATCCTACTCCAACAACTTCAACAGCGACGGTAACTGCTCTTAGCTGCGTTTCAGTTACTTTCTCAGGCATACCTCAAGCAAGTGCCGCTTTCACGGGAACAGCCACCGTGCCCTACACGGGAGGCAATGGTGTGGCTTATTCGGCGGGTTCGGGGATTGCCTCCACGGGGGTTACAGGCTTGACCGCCACGTTAGCATCAGGAACTTTGGCGTCGGGAGCAGGTTCAGTGACCTATGCCATCACAGGTACTCCCTCAGCTAGTGGAACAGCTTCATTTGCTATTTCATTGGGTGGTCAATCGTGCACGTTGTCGCTTTCGGTCTCAGCCGCAGGTTCGTCGTCGGGCACAGGCACGGCTTGGGCAATGGATACCGACATTGCGGCTATTGTGGCAGCTGCCGAGGCGTTTAAAACTACATTAACATCCTCTCAGTTGACCTCAGCACAATATACTTATACCGTTGCCCAAGCCAAACTCTGGAGCAATTTGCCCCAATCATTGTACAAAGGACGTGTAGGATTAGCTTCAAGTACGTTCTCTACCGCGCAATGGACGGCTTTCTATAACTTAGTGAAAGTAGCTACGGGAACAGGAGCTAACGAAGGAAGTGAAGAATATGCAGGGATTATTGATGCGGATGACTATCTGAGAGCAAACGGCGGTGACAGCGGCTATGGCTCAGGTAATTACTACATTGGGATTCTAGGAACGCCAAGTACAACGGGTTTGTGGTGTTTGCAAATTGGTGGTCACCACGGAACTATTATTCATACCTACAATGGGGGTAAAATGACAGGTGGCACACCGTCGTTCCGCTCAACAGAGCCGTATCCAACTTGGACATCGACGAACACAGGAAAAACGGTACAACCTTTGGTGCAAGAAACAGCGGCATTGGCTAATTTTATGAAAAGCCTAAGTACCGCCGAACTAGCTACGGCAAAGCGTTCGGCGGCGCAAAATGATTTGATTGTTGGTCCTCAAAAAGACGGCAGTTTCCCAGCCACTAAAACGGGAGTAAAAGCTGGAAACTTGACGACGGCTCAGAAAGATTTATTGTTGGCCGCGATTAAAACTTATGTCGATGATTTGGATGACAAAGCAGCCGCAGCAGTATTGGCCAAATACAAATCCGAGCTAGACGAAACCTACGTTTCTTATTACGGAGGTACAACCATGGCAGCCCAAGGTGATTATTTGTTGATTGATGGCCCAAGTGTATGGATTGAATGGTCGATGCAAGGCGGAATTATTATCAGAAATGGTGTTCACCCTCACTCAGTCTGGAGAGATAGAAAATCAGA